The window ACTTCCGCGAGCTCGCCGCCGCTATCCAGCCCGGCAGCCCTCCCGACATTGCTGAAATAAGCACCGTCATGGCGCGTTACGGTGTCATCCCCATCACCACCTGACAAGCCCCCACGAATCACGTCTCCTGCCGTAAACTCATTGCAATGCAAATGAGCCGCTCCCTCCTCGCCACCCTCCTCCTCGCACCATGCCTGCTGGTCTCCGCAGCCGCCCAGCACCTCTCCGCCGACGGCGGCGTCCAGACCTTCAACTTCCTCGCCGACCAATACTTCTCGGACGTCTACTTCCACTTTTCCCCCACCAATGGCACCGCCAACGGCCTCCATCAGTACGACACCCAGCTTGAAGACTACTCCGCCGCCAACATCCAAAGACAAATCGCCGCCCTCCACACCTACGAGAAGAAAGTCGAAGCCATCGACTCCTCCGCCCTCGACGCCTCCGTAGCCGGCGACCGCGCCATCCTCCTCAACAGCATCCGCAGCACCCTCCTCTCTCTCGAAGTCATTCGCCCCTGGGAGAAGAATCCCGATAACTACTCCTCCGGCATCACCGCCTCCGCCTTCGTCATCATGGAGCGTCCCTACGCCCCCGCCGACACGCGTCTCAAATCCTTGGTCGAGCGCGAAAAGCAGATGCCGCAAGTTCTTCTCGAAGCCCGCAAGAACCTCAAGAACCCCCCGCACATCTACACCCAAATTGCCCTCGAACAACTCGACGGCGACATCAGCTTCTTCCAGAACGACGTCCCCTCCGCCTTCACCGACGCCACCGACGCCGACACCAAAGCCGCCTTCGCCAAATCGAACGCCGCCGTCATCGAAGCCCTCCAATCCTACGAGGCCTGGCTCAAATCCGATCTCCTCCCTCGCTCCAACGGCGACTACAAACTCGGTGCCGACACCTTCGCCAAAAAACTCGCCTACGACGAGATGGTCGACATCCCCCTCGATCACCTCCTTGACATCGCCTACGCCGACCTGCACAAAAATCAGGCCGAGTTCGCCCGCGTAGCCAAAGAAGTCGACCCCACCAAAACCCCGCAGCAGGTCCTCGCCGAACTAGCCACAATCCACCCCGCACCCGACAAGCTCCTCAGCACCTTTAACGACACCTTCGCCAGCCTAATCGACTTCATCAACACCCACCACATCATCACCATCCCCTCCAAGGTCGAACCCACACTCGAAGAGACCCCACCCTTCGAGCGAGCCACCACCTCTGCCTCTATGGACCCTCCAGGCCCCTTCGAGACCCACTCCACCAAGGCCTACTTCAACGTCACTCTGCCTGAAAAAAACTGGACACCCGAACACATCGCCGAACACATGTCTGAGTTCAACGTCGGCACCATCATCTCCACCAGCGTCCACGAGGCCTACCCCGGCCACTACGTCCAGTTCCTCTGGACCCCGCAGTTCCCATCCACCATTCGCAAGGTCCTCGGCGCCAACACCAACATCGAAGGTTGGGCTCACTACACCGAGCAGATGATGCTCGATCAAGGCTATGGCCAACTTGGTGCTGGAGCAAAAAACGAGCGCGAAGCCAAACTCATCCGCCTCGGCCAGATCCAGGACGCGCTCCTTCGCGACGCCCGCTTCGTCAACTCCATCAAGCTCCACACCGGCCAGTTCACCTTCGACCAGGCCGTCAACTTCTTCGTCACCGATGGCTACCAGTCCCACTCCGTCGGCCTCGTCGAAACCAAGCGCGGCACCGCCGACGCCACCTACCTCTACTACACCTTAGGTAAGCTCGAAATCATGAAGCTCCGCGCCGACATGATGAAGAAACAAGGCGCAGCCTTCAACCTCCAGACCTTCCACGACAACTTCATGCGCCAGGGCTTCGCCCCCATCAAAATCGTCCGCAAAGCCATGCTCCACGACGACTCCCCTGTCCTGTAAGCCTTTGGAAGGCACGAGATCACATGGTGATCACGACAGCACCCGAAGGCTGCTCCTGAGGCGATCGGGATCAACGTCCGTGAGCAGCGCTTCAACATCGCGGTGGGTCCGCTCCCAGACCGGAGTGGCGAAGGCCAGCAGAGTTCTGCCCTCCGGGGTCAGGCTCAGGCGGCGGCCACGCCGGTCAGAGGGATCTTTTACGACAGTGATCAGTCCGCGCCGCTCGAGCGGTTTGAGCGCAGCGGTGAGCGTGGTGCGATCCATCGCAAGGAGAGTTGCGACTGAGGCCATCCCTGGCGGTTCAGGGCGGTTCAGCGACATCAGGAGCGAAAACTGGCCGTTGGTCAGGCCAATAGGGCGCAGTGCGTCATCGAAACGGCGAGCCAAAGCGCGCGCCGCCCGCTGCACATGAAGACAAAGGCAACAGTCGCGAACGCGGAGCGTAGTTGCAAATGGAACTGAGGTTTCCCTTGACATCGACTCAACTATGTTGATATCAACGTACATTGTCAAGCCGCCCGGCGGTACCAAGGGCCAAGACAGGGCCTCAGCGAACGCCAAGATGGAACAGCCTTGTGAGGGTGTTTGCGATGACTGCAGAGACTGCGAGGAAATCCGAAATCTTTTGGGACGATTTGTCGAACTCCGTTTCCCCCGTTCGTCGTTAGAGTGAAGGCCGGGCAACCGGCCGGTGGAGGACAGCTATGTCATTCTTTCGTGATTTGAAGATTGCGGTGCGGTCGCTATGGCGCGTTCGCGCGCTATGGATCACCGTCGCCCTGACCTTGGCTCTGGGTATCGGCGCCAATGCCGCGCTCTTTAGCGTGATACGCGCGGTGCTGCTGCGTCCGCTCGCGAACCGGGACGAAGATCGCCTGCTCTATCTGCGTCAGAGCGCTCCGGGTCTGGGCGTCGCGAACACCGCGTTCTCAGTCCCTGAGATCGATGACTTCGGCAAAGGATTGAAGACGATCACAGATCTGGGGACATTTTCGCCCATCGACTTCACGATCGTCGGGCTTGGCTCTCCGCGCGAGATTCCGGCGGGTGTCGTGGACGGCCATTACTTCGAAGTGATGGGCCTGCGCCCGGTGCTGGGGCGACTGCTGACGCCCTCCGACGATGGGCCCAATGCGGCGGGAGCCATCGTGTTGACCTATCGCTTCTGGACCGAGTCCCTGCACTCAGACCCGAGCGTACTTGGAAAGACGGTACGGCTGGAGAGCATCGCCGGAGCGCGTCCGGCGACGATCGTCGGAGTTCTGGAACCGTCGGTGCCGTATCCAGTGGAGACGGAGATTATCTCTAATGTTGTGACCAGCCCGCACCACCTGTCTGCCACGATGGTGACAGGCCGCGAACATCGGATGACGGAGGTCTTCGCGCGGCTTGCACCGGCAGCCACTCTCGAGGCCGCACGATCGGAGCTGAGCGCGCGGCACGCGGCGATACTGGCGGCGCATCCGGAGGTCTATAAGGCAGCCGACCACTACAGGATCGACGTAACGCGGATGCACGACCAGATCAATTCGCGGGCCAACACGGTTTTGTGGGTGCTGTTTGCTGCTTCCGGTCTCCTGTTTGTGATCGCGTGCTCGAACGTGGCCAATCTGGTGCTCGCACGAACGGTTCGCCGCGAATCGGAGCTGGCCGTGCGCTCGGCGCTTGGAGCGAATACCGCGGCGTTGCGGCGTTCGCTGCTGGCGGAGAGTCTGGTCCTGTGCGGAAGCGGAGTGCTCGCGGCGCTGATTCTCGCGTGGCCGATGGTGGCTGTGCTGGGGCGGTATGCGGCGCGCTTCTCGGTGCGTGCTGAGGGGCTGAAGCTTGATTTCAGCCTGGTATGGTTTGGCATTGCGTTGGCGCTGACGGCGGCGGTGTTTCTGGCGCTG is drawn from Edaphobacter lichenicola and contains these coding sequences:
- a CDS encoding DUF885 domain-containing protein codes for the protein MSRSLLATLLLAPCLLVSAAAQHLSADGGVQTFNFLADQYFSDVYFHFSPTNGTANGLHQYDTQLEDYSAANIQRQIAALHTYEKKVEAIDSSALDASVAGDRAILLNSIRSTLLSLEVIRPWEKNPDNYSSGITASAFVIMERPYAPADTRLKSLVEREKQMPQVLLEARKNLKNPPHIYTQIALEQLDGDISFFQNDVPSAFTDATDADTKAAFAKSNAAVIEALQSYEAWLKSDLLPRSNGDYKLGADTFAKKLAYDEMVDIPLDHLLDIAYADLHKNQAEFARVAKEVDPTKTPQQVLAELATIHPAPDKLLSTFNDTFASLIDFINTHHIITIPSKVEPTLEETPPFERATTSASMDPPGPFETHSTKAYFNVTLPEKNWTPEHIAEHMSEFNVGTIISTSVHEAYPGHYVQFLWTPQFPSTIRKVLGANTNIEGWAHYTEQMMLDQGYGQLGAGAKNEREAKLIRLGQIQDALLRDARFVNSIKLHTGQFTFDQAVNFFVTDGYQSHSVGLVETKRGTADATYLYYTLGKLEIMKLRADMMKKQGAAFNLQTFHDNFMRQGFAPIKIVRKAMLHDDSPVL
- a CDS encoding MarR family winged helix-turn-helix transcriptional regulator, encoding MARRFDDALRPIGLTNGQFSLLMSLNRPEPPGMASVATLLAMDRTTLTAALKPLERRGLITVVKDPSDRRGRRLSLTPEGRTLLAFATPVWERTHRDVEALLTDVDPDRLRSSLRVLS